The Paenibacillus mucilaginosus 3016 genome includes the window CTCCCGCATGGCACGCAGGACGAACAGGATCGTGGCCGAGGAGAGATTGCCGTAGTTCCGCAGGATCCCCCGGCTGTAGGACGTCTCGGCATCAGTCAGCTCCAGCATCTCCTGCAGGGTATCGACGATGCCTCTCCCGCCCGGGTGAATCGCCCAGAACCGCGGCCTCTCCCCCGGGCCTATGAAGCGCTCGAACTCCGGCGGCAGGTTCCCCCCGAGCAGGCGCGGGATGTCCTGCGACAGGTACAGATCGAAGCCGTGATCACCAACGTCCCATGTCATGGCTTCCGACGTATCCGGGAAGAGGACGCTCCGGTCCCCGTCCAGCCGGAAGATGCCTGCATGGTGCCGGTCCGGACGGCCGATCACGCAGGAAGCGGACCCGTCGCCGAAGAAGGACGCGGCGAACAGGTCCTCCCGGCTGAGGCCCGGCTGGATATGCAGGCTGCACAGCTCCACGCTGACCACCAGGATGCGGGCCTGCGGATCGGCGGCGCCAAGCTGCCCGGCGAGGGCGACAGCCTTGAGCCCGGCGGCACAGCCCAGGAAGTGAAGGGGAATCCGGTTCGTCCGAGGGGACAGGCCGAGCTCCCGCACGAGCAGGGCGTCCAGCCCCGGGAGGAACTGGCCCGTGCAGCTCACGGTGATGAGATGGGTGACCTCCGCCGCTTCCGTACCGCTGTCCCGAAGCGCCTCGCCTGCGGCACGCACCGCGAGCGGGAGCGCCTCGCGGCGGTACACCTCCATGCGTTCCTTCGTCCCGAGGGTCTCCTCCTCCGCGGCACGCAGGTAAGGATTGCCGCCTGCTCCCTGCAGAATGCGGGGATCGCACGTATAGCGGGTCTCTACGGCGCACTGTTTGAAAATGCGTTTCGCCCAGCGGTACCCGTCTGATTTCTCTCCCATGATCTCCGACAGCGTTTGCAGTACCTCCTGCTGGTCGATCCGGTGGTCCGGCAGTGCAGTGCCGATGCCAAGTATCGCCGCTCCTCCCTGTGCCACAGGGTGCTGCATATTCCCACTCTCCTCATATGCTCGTATATCATTTTTACGCTCCATGCTCGTAGTTCCGTTTTTGCGCTCCATGCTCGTAGTTCCGTTTTTGCGCTCCGTTGAACTTCGTTCAAAGGTCGCTTTCAAAAACGGAATACGTCGCTGGGTAGGACCCCATAGCAAGCCAAAACCCACATCAAAACCAACATCAAAACCAAACCAAAATCAAAACCAAACCAAAATCAAAACCAAAATCGGAGACCCGACCAAAAGCGGAGACTCGGCCAGAAACGATGACCAAACCCAGAAGCAAATACAATGGAAGCAAACCCAAAAAGCAAATGCAAAGTGCAAACGAGACACCAAAGAGCCAAAAACCTAAAAAACAAACAGCCCTACCAAATCCAAGAAACGTAATGTTATTATTCACCAAAAAACCGGCAATAACTCTCCTTAAACCACGGTGAAGCTGTATAATCAAACTACTTCTTTTTTAGGAATGGAGCGCTGCTGAGCATGGACCTGAACAAATTGAACTCCTTAACGAAGTACCCGAGCATCCTAACCTATCACAGTCTGGGAGACAGAGGGCGTCTGACGGAGGCATTGTCGGAATCGCGGGGCTTTCCGGAGACGGAGGACGTCTATGTATACGAGAAGGTGGACGGGGAGAATTCGAGAATCCTTCTGCTCCGGAACGAAGAAGGCATCGATTATCTCATCGGTTCGAGGGAGGAGCTGCTGTATGCGAAGGGGGACCGGATCGGCAACCCTTACGGGAACATTGCGGCCTTTCTGAGACCGCTCGCCGAAGAACTGTGCGCTGCACTGCTCAGCGTCTCTCTGCCCGCAAGGGATTGGGCGCTGACCGTGATCTATCAGGAATCGTACGGGGGCAAAACGAAAGCCGCCAAGAACTATACTGCGAACCAAACGCAGGGCAGCCGGGTATTCGACGTCTTTTCCCTGAACGCCGGAGAACTGGAGAGCCTCCTGTCACTGCCCCAGGAAAAGATTGCGGCGTGGCGGGAGCATGGCCAGCAGCCCTTCTATTCGGAGGAGCGCCGGATGGACTTCGTACACACCTTGCATCTGGCTTACGCCCCGCTCCTTGCCAGGGTGCGCGGTGCCGATGTACCGCGCACCCTCGAAGGAACCTTCTCCTTCCTGAAGCCCTTCGGCCAAACGCAAGTCGGCCTGGATACAGCCGGCCGATCGGAAGGCGTAATCGCGCGGACCGCCGACCGCAAGCTGATCCGCAAGCTTCGCTTCGATGATTACGAAAGAACCTTCCGCGGATAGGGATAGCACGCCGCCGCCCTAGCCAGATCGCAGTCGGCTGCGAAGGAATATAGGCCGAGGGATGAGCCTGAACGGGATTCCGAAGCAGCGGAGTAAAACAAAAAAACACAGGCCGAAGGCCCGTGTTCGCAAGCTTACGCTCACCCTTCATCAGGCTCCCTCGGTCACTTGGCATCATGAAACACGATGCCCAGCGTATACCGGGTTCCTGAAGTGACCGTGCTGACGCCGTGCCGCAGGGTGGCCCGGTAATAGCCCCGGGTCCCGGGCACAGGGCGGTCGCGGGTGGGAAAGATCAGCCCCTCCCCTTGCTCCAGCGTGATGACATGGCCCCTGCTTTGGGCCCGCGGGCGCTGCTCGACCAGCAGGAATTCCCCGCCGGTGTAGTCCTTCCCGTGCTGATTCAGGGCGAAGACGGCCTGGAATGGAAAATAGACGTCACCGTACAGATCCTGGTGCAGACAGTTGTATCCCCCTTCCTCATACTTCAGGATGAGGGGCGTCGGACGCCGCTGCCCCTGCAGGCGGCACCGCTCCAGAAAGTCCCCTAAAGCGGCGGGATACTCGGAGGAATGTCCCAGCTTCTCAAGAAAGCTGTTTGCCGTCCGGGCGAGCTCGGGATACAGTCCTTCCCGCAGCAGCTGCAGCGCCTCCGGCAGCGGAGAAGCAAAGTACTTGTACTCCCCCTTTCCGAACCGGTAGCGGGCCATATCGATCGTGGTACGGAAGCAGGCTTCGTTCCCGTACAGGCCAATGTTACCGCCGCATTGTTCCGGGCCCAGCAGCACGGGGAGCTTGGCATACCCCTGCTCCTCCAGTGCCTGCCGGATCGGGCCCCAGTCCAGAGCGGCGATCCGTTCGGCGAGTTCAGCTGTCATGTTCTCCCTCTTTTCTTCCCCTCGGGGATGCGCTTCCTTTACTCCTTCCCAGTATACCTCCCGCTCTTCTCCGCGAACACAGCCCCCGGCTATCGCAGCAACATATCGACAGGCGGCTGCGTCCGCCAAGCTCTGACCTCGTCTCCATGCCTCCTCTGCGTCAAGATTCCACGACCTCATTCCCTCATGCTCACCTTGCGGCTGATAAAAAGAAAAACCATCCGGTTGTCCGGATGGCTTGGCCCTTCCCCTGCTTCCTGCCGTATCCCTGTGACACAGAGATTAGGCTGCATGCTCAGACGGCCGCCTCAATGCAATGTCGGATTCCGCTCCCCGGTACACGCCACCAAGGATGGCTTACCGTTTCCCGCCTCACAGCTGCACTTGTCCCAGGCTCCGCTTCGCCGGCCCTTCAATCACATCGCCGTTGTAGGCGAACCGGGAGCCGTGGCACGGACAGTCCCAGGAACGCTCCGCCTCGTTCCACTCCACCTCGCAGCCCATGTGCGTGCAGGTCGTGTCCACCAGGTACAGCTCGCCCTGGGGATCGCGGTAGGCTCCTGTCCGGCGGCCGCGGATCCGCACGACGGCGCCCTCGTCGGCCTTCAGCTCCTCCACGCGGGTCTGCGGGAACTGGAGCTTGCCGCTGATGAGCTCCTTGGCTACGTTCGCATTGTGCATGGCGAATTCCCGGATCTCCGGATCGGCGTGGAACCGGGACGGCTGGAACAGCTCCTCATACGGGCTTCCCTCGCCGGTAACCAGCCTGCTGTTGAGGAGGGCGGCAGCGGCCGAGTGGCTCATTCCCCACTTTTTGAATCCGGTGGCCACCAGCAGGTTCCGCTTGTCCCCCTCCTCTCCCATCCGGCCGATGTAAGGCACCTTGTCGAGGGTCGTGAGATCCTGGGCCGACCAGCGGTAGGCGATCTCCTCGAGCCCGAAGGTCTTCTGGCCGAACTTCTGCAGGGCCTCATAGTACTGGAACGTACAGATGCCCTGCCCGCTCTTGTGGCTCTCGCCCCCGAAGAGAACCATGGGCTGACCGTCCACTTCGACGGAACGCAGGGACCGCTTCGGTTCCTCCGCGCTGAGGTACATGCCCCCCGGGTAAGCCTCCTTGGTCTTGGCCAGCACAGCGTACGAACGGTCCGCATGCATCCGCGCAAAGTAGAACTGTCCGCCGTCATGCACCGGATAGTGGGAGCAGGAGATCAGCCGGCCGCACGACACTTTATGTCCGGCATCCGTGGTGAACGAGATGGGATTCCCCGGCGTTACCTTCACGACCGTCGTCTCCCCGAAGATCTGTCCCCCGCGTGACGTGACTTCCTTCGCGAGTTCCGCTACGAAGATCCCGGGGTTGAACTGCGCCTGATTCCGCATGACCACCGCCCCTTTGGTGGCAAAAGGAAGCTTCAGCCCCTCCACATAGCCGCCCGGAATGCCAAGCTCCTCATAAGCCTTGGCCTCGGCCTGCAGCTTGCCGATGTAGTCGTCGGA containing:
- a CDS encoding type III polyketide synthase → MQHPVAQGGAAILGIGTALPDHRIDQQEVLQTLSEIMGEKSDGYRWAKRIFKQCAVETRYTCDPRILQGAGGNPYLRAAEEETLGTKERMEVYRREALPLAVRAAGEALRDSGTEAAEVTHLITVSCTGQFLPGLDALLVRELGLSPRTNRIPLHFLGCAAGLKAVALAGQLGAADPQARILVVSVELCSLHIQPGLSREDLFAASFFGDGSASCVIGRPDRHHAGIFRLDGDRSVLFPDTSEAMTWDVGDHGFDLYLSQDIPRLLGGNLPPEFERFIGPGERPRFWAIHPGGRGIVDTLQEMLELTDAETSYSRGILRNYGNLSSATILFVLRAMREDLRSQGSGQAAGTAMAFGPGLTAELVRMTYLPAEVPAAAQEEGLYV
- a CDS encoding RNA ligase family protein; its protein translation is MDLNKLNSLTKYPSILTYHSLGDRGRLTEALSESRGFPETEDVYVYEKVDGENSRILLLRNEEGIDYLIGSREELLYAKGDRIGNPYGNIAAFLRPLAEELCAALLSVSLPARDWALTVIYQESYGGKTKAAKNYTANQTQGSRVFDVFSLNAGELESLLSLPQEKIAAWREHGQQPFYSEERRMDFVHTLHLAYAPLLARVRGADVPRTLEGTFSFLKPFGQTQVGLDTAGRSEGVIARTADRKLIRKLRFDDYERTFRG
- a CDS encoding 2OG-Fe(II) oxygenase; this encodes MTAELAERIAALDWGPIRQALEEQGYAKLPVLLGPEQCGGNIGLYGNEACFRTTIDMARYRFGKGEYKYFASPLPEALQLLREGLYPELARTANSFLEKLGHSSEYPAALGDFLERCRLQGQRRPTPLILKYEEGGYNCLHQDLYGDVYFPFQAVFALNQHGKDYTGGEFLLVEQRPRAQSRGHVITLEQGEGLIFPTRDRPVPGTRGYYRATLRHGVSTVTSGTRYTLGIVFHDAK
- a CDS encoding FAD-dependent oxidoreductase, with translation MAANEKEAFTALPQYPESYWLDSADVPQYPKLTQDLHADVVIAGAGITGMLTAYLLLQKGVKVTVIEAGQVLSGTTKHTTAKITAQHDLIYDELISHFGKDKARLYYEANREGLELIVRTAEELGIDCGLTREDAYVYTTSDDYIGKLQAEAKAYEELGIPGGYVEGLKLPFATKGAVVMRNQAQFNPGIFVAELAKEVTSRGGQIFGETTVVKVTPGNPISFTTDAGHKVSCGRLISCSHYPVHDGGQFYFARMHADRSYAVLAKTKEAYPGGMYLSAEEPKRSLRSVEVDGQPMVLFGGESHKSGQGICTFQYYEALQKFGQKTFGLEEIAYRWSAQDLTTLDKVPYIGRMGEEGDKRNLLVATGFKKWGMSHSAAAALLNSRLVTGEGSPYEELFQPSRFHADPEIREFAMHNANVAKELISGKLQFPQTRVEELKADEGAVVRIRGRRTGAYRDPQGELYLVDTTCTHMGCEVEWNEAERSWDCPCHGSRFAYNGDVIEGPAKRSLGQVQL